The DNA window GCCACATGCGCTCGATGCGTCGTGGTGCCTGAGGTCGCGCGCATGGGAGACGTCCGAGCGCGGTGTCTCTCCGGTGCGAGGCCCGTCGACGGGGTACGCTGAGCACCGGGCCGAGTTGCGCTATGGTCGCGCGATGACGACCGTGACCTTGGGACCCCTGAAGGTCCACACCGTGGGGGGGGCTGACCGAAAGGGAGGGGGAGATGGCCCCGCCATCCTGCTTTGCCACGGATTTGGCGCGCCTGGAGACGATCTCGTGCCGCTCGCGCGTGTGATCGACGCGGGTGAAGGGGTTCGATGGTTTTTCCCCGAGGCGCCGCTCACGGTGAACCTCGGCTACGGGATGAGCGGGCGCGCCTGGTGGCCGCTCGATCTCGCCCTCCTTCAGCAGCAGATGATGGAGGGGCATGCGCGGGATCTGGCGCAGGAGACCCCGCCGGCACTCGCCGAGGCGCGCGCTGCGCTGGAGGCATGCATCGAGGCCCTGGTGACCCACCACGGCGTGAGGAGAGACCGCCTCCTCGTGGGCGGGTTCTCTCAAGGGGCGATGGTCACCACGGAGGTCACACTCCACGCGGAGGAGCCCTTCGCCGGCCTCGCTGTGCTCTCCGGGTCGATTCTGAGCGCGGACCGCTGGCGTGTGGCCTCGAAACGGACGGCGCCAGGCCTGAAGGTCCTGATGACCCATGGACGCGCCGATCCCATCCTGCCTTTCCCGAGCGCAGACGCTCTCCGCGCGCTGCTCACGGACGCGGGGGCCGAGGTGGACTGGCTGCCCCACGCCGGCCAGCATGAAATTCCGCGGGAAGCCCTCCTGCGCCTGGCGTCGTTTGCGCGAGGCTGCTTCCTTTCCGCGACAGGTTAGTCGTACCGCGCGACAGGTTCGCCTCAGTTGTCCGCGTGGTCCTCCGGCCGGGCTGGCCAGAGCCTACGAAACCCGACGGCGAGGAGGCCTCCCTGGTCTTGCTGGACGAGCGCTCCGTAGCGGCACTTCTCCACGAGCAGGCCCTCCCCCAGACCAGCGTCCGTCTGGTACTGGATCCGCTGTCCTTCGCTGAGCGCGCCGAACACGCAAGCGTCTGCGGCGATGGCGGCCAGCTGTCTTGGAACAGGGGGAGGCAGGGGGACGAGGGTATTGCGGTTCGTGCGACGCACGATGCCCGCTCCAGAGGGTGAAGCGCCCGTCGGTGGTCTTTCCAGCCAGACGTCGACCACGTCTCCAGCGGTGAACAGGACGACGCCCGGCAGCTCTTCACCGCCGGGAGTCGTGAGCATCACCAGCTCTCCTGCGCCCGGGCCCGTCGACGCGCGCCCTCCGAGTCGGGCACGCACCTCGTCCGCGGTCGGTCGTCGCGCCGCGCCCGGGGCAGGGGATCCAGGATCGCGCCCCAGGTTGAGCAGCGGGAGTGGCAGCTTGCGGCCCATGGCTGGACCTCAAGCTTAAGCATGCCAGTGCCTCAGCGGTAGGTCTGGCCGGCGAAGCTGCCCTGCGTGGTGGCGGGCTTCGTGACGCCCTGGCTGCTCAGCAGCTCTCGCTCGAGCTTGACCACTTTGTTGTACAGGCCGATGACGAGGAGGCTCGGTGCCCACTGGCCGATGAAGTTCGCCGCTTGCTTTTTGCCTGCGAGCATGAGGCCGGCGGAGGCGGCCATAGCCCCGATCGACAGCGCCAGGTAGGTGCCCGACGGGACTTTGCTGGTCCGCTCCTCGATCTGAGTCGTGATTTTGCCTTCTTCCTTTTTCTGGAACGACGTATCGAACGTGCCCATATCGCAAACCTCCTGGGCGCTGCCGCATTGCGACATCCAGGCCATGCAGGCACCTGCACGAACTGCCCAGCGGTGAGCGAGTGACCTCATTCCTTCCCCCGCTGAGCGCGTCTCTGAGCGGTCGTTCGGGGGGATCTACAGGCCGATCGCTCCGCGGTAGAGCCAGCCCGATTTGCCGCGATGTTCGACCTTGTACCAGTCGTTCTCCCGGCCGATCAGCTTGATGCGGGTGCCGCGCACCAGCCGGAGCACGACGTCACCGTTCTTGGGTCGGCTGCGGACCAGGGCCGTGTCCCACGCGACGTCGGCGGTTCCCGTCGTCCCATCTTCACTGGGAGCGGCCCCCTCTTCACCTTCGGCTGGTTTCGTACCGGCGCTCCCGGCTTCGTCGGGGTGCTTGCCAGGTGGATAGAAGGTCGCGGTGTACGCGAGCGAGTAGCGCGCGTGCTTGTGAGGGATGGCGTCGAGCGCGACGTTGGTGAACTCGCGCGCCGCGCACTGGAGGATGCCGTTGATGGTCGAGGAGGGAAGATTCGACTTCTTCTTCCCCTTCACCACCTGCACTTCGCTCTTATCGAAGTTGATATCAAAGCCGAGCGAGAGCTTTCCCTCCAGCCCGAGCGCCGAGGGGCACTGGGCGAGCTCCTGTAGCTTCGGCAGGGCGACGGCGTCGAACTTCAGCTCTCCGCAGTCATCGACCTTCTTGTTCTTCTTGTCGGCGCAGCGCGTGACAGACCCTGGGCCGACGACCACGAGCTGCTCGTTCTTGCGGCTGGCCTCCGCCGGAGGCGGCGTGGTCTCGGGCGCTGCCGTGTCAGGAGGCGGGGCGAGCGCAGGGGCAGCCGTGGGCGTGGCTTCTGCTTCGGTCTTGCGGCCATCCCCTGGAACGCTCGGCCCGATGCGCACGCCAGCGAGCCGTGGCCAGGCGACGCCGATCACGAAGCCGATCGCGGCGATGACGCCTACCCGCGTCCACACCGGCTGCTCCTCCGCGGGGCGAGGAATCTGCACGGTGACCGGGCGCTCCTTCTTCACGGTCCCCTTCACCATCGCCTGTCGCCTAGCACAGATGCCGCTGGGCTCAGAAATTGTCAGCGTATTCCAGCCGCTTCCAGGAGCGGACGGACCCTGGACTGGGCGATGACGTAGGTCGCCGGGATGCCTTCGCGCCGTGCGTAGTACACCGTGGTGCCACGGATCACGTCGCCGGCTCCCAGGGTGAAGCGGAGCGGCCCCTCCGGAACGTCACCCGGAGACAGGGCGATCTCGACCCGCAGGCGTGGTTTGTCCAGCCCCTGAGCTGCCGTGGGCGCCCCCAGAGACACCGCCTCTTCGGCAAGGAGGCCGTTCAAAGCGTCCCTGACACCGGCCGCCAGCATCGTCGCCTCCGCTCCTTCGTGCAGGGGTCCGCTGGTGAGGCGAAGCCCCCCGGGGCCAGCCGTGACCACGGTGGGAGTCCCACGTTCAGGAGTGAGGGTGATCTGGCGGATGCGGTCCAGGGGCGGCATGAACACCGCTCGGCTGAGCAACAAGCGCGAAGCGGCCGTCTCCAGGGAGGCTGGCGCGACGAAGACCGCAGGGGACTCTCCCGTGCGCGCATAGGCGCCAGACGTCGCCGGTGCGCCGAGTTCCACGCGGATCTCACGGGTCTGGCGGGCAGCGTCGCTGTTGCCGCCTTCGGCATCCTGCTGGATCTCCGCGGTGATGATGGCTCTGGGACGGGCGAGACCATAGCCGTTGCCGGCGTCCGCGCTCACCCAGCGCTGCGCCGAGAGGCCTGCAAGCAGCTCGGCGACGTCCGTCGCGAGCCCGATGTCGGCGACGAGTCCTTCGGCGCTGGGTTCGACGAGATCCCATGCACCCGTGGTCGTGCGCTGCAGCCGTTGCACACGACCGCCCACTTCCAGTCTCAGGGAGCGGATCTGGCTCGTCCGGAACGAGAAGATCTTCAGCGGTCGCACCGCGAGTTCGCTGGGCACGAGCGCTTCGGCTTCGGCGCGTGGGATCTCGAGGATCACGCCGTCCTCGGCCCGACGTACATGGACGAACTCGCCCACGGGAGCGCCGATGTCGAGCGTCTCGATCCGTTCGCCGGGGGTTTGCTGCCCGAAGGCAGGAGGCGTGGAGATGACCTTCAACGTGGCGCGCGGTGACTCCAGACCGCGGGCGTCGCCGGCGGGGATGATGCGAGCTGCCTGCACGTCGACGAGCGACTGGGCGAGCGCACGGCCCGCGTCGCTCGAGACCCTGCGATCTTCGGGGGCACGCTGATGCCACCCAGCGTCCTCGCGCGCGAGATCGAGTGTCTGCGCACCAGCCCAGGTCATCTCCACGATCTCGTCGATTGGTGCGGCGATCGGCCAGAGATCGACGTAGTCGTCCACAGGCCTGGTCAGTGCCTCCAGGACCGATGCAGGAACGCATGCTGCGGCGATCGTGGGCTCACGCCGTACGGCCACCACGAGGGAAGAAGCGGGATCGTCGTTCCCTGAAGGCGCGGCGGAGTCTTCTCCAGGGGGCTGTGCCGCGCGGGGGGTCGACGGTGTGAGCTTGGTGCGCGGGCAGTCTCCGCCCAGCTCGATGATGGCTGGCGCGTCCGCCGCATCGCGAGGCAACAGGGTGAGGGTGACCCTCGGCTTCGCGGATGCGGTGGCTTCGTCGCTGGACAGAAAAACGTCGGCCTGCATTTTCCCGAGAGCGATCAGCGTCCGATCGATGGCTTCGGCCCGCACCCGAGCGGTGCCTTCGGGTGTCGTCCCGTCGAAGCGGAAGCCATCTCCGCGGGTTCCGCCCCAGGGCGCCTTGGTAAACCGCCGGGTTCCACCTTCCCCTTCGAGACGCAGGCCCGAGAGCTGGGTCGAGAGGTAAGGGACGATGCTGCGAGAGCGAAGTCGCTCTATATCCAGATCGAGCGCCGTGGCGAGTTGCTTGGTGACGACGAACGTGCCGCGGCCCGCGACCTCAGCATACATGGCGCCCTGCGGTGTGGGCGCGCTCCCTCCCAGCGTGATGCGCTCACGACGAGCCCCCATGACGAGCTCGACGATGACTCTCGGGGTGCCCAGGCCGAGCGCGCTGGGGTCGGCGGCATCTGCAGAGACGCGACGTTCGGCGGTGGCGAACTCCAGCGTGCCGAGGAGCTGGTCCACCATCTGCTCATCTGCGGGGTGAGTGCGCCCGTCGAGGGTGACCGTCCACGGCTTCTGTCCGATGCTGTCGGGGGGACTGCGGCGAAGGATCGCCGTCTTGCCGCCGGCGGTCAGGGTGAGTTCCGAGATGTCTGCTGGACGCCAGGCTTCGAGGAGGTTCCGCTTGCGACCCTCGGCCTCGTCGGTCGTCACGACATCGCGGTCGACCACGAGCACCACGACGGCCGCGGATGCGGCGAGCAAGACCAGGGTCAGTGTGGTCGCGTGTCGACGCAGCGCGAGCTTCACGACGCGCTCTCCGATGCCCCGGGACGTGCGACGGCGTCATCAGGCTTCGACGACCCGGATGGGGTGGGCTCGTCGGGCTCGGATGGCTTGTTCGTCGCAGGGCCTCTGGGGCGGCGAGCAAGATGGACCGCCACCCCGAGCAGGGCCGCGGCGAGAGGCATGTAGAGCACGACGTAGCGGAAGATCGACGCCAGCGAGCCCTCGCTGATCTTCAAGCCAGCGACGATCGCTGCCTTGTCGGGAATGTCGAGGAGTGCCGGACGTGCCGACAGCCACGAGATGGCGCTGTCCACGAAGACCGCCGTGCCACGAAGCTCGGGGTTCTGCCAGTTGGCACCGAACAGCAGGCTGGGCGAGCTGACCACCACCATCCGTGGCCCGATCGACGAGGAGGAATTCTGCGGCCTGGGCAACTCGACGGCATACCCCACCGTGAGAGGCCCTCGATGATCGCCCTCGGAGGGCTTGGGCGCCGAGGGATCCTTGGCCCAGGCGAAGAAATCGACCATGCCAAAGGCCTTCTCGCTGGTCTCGAGCAGGCTCACCGGTGCCGCGCTGCCAGAGCCGGTGGGCCGGAGCGCGCTGGCGATCGTGAGGACGGGCTCGAGCCCGAGCTTGCGCGCCTGAAGAAGCCCTTCGGTCACCGGGTGGGGTCGCACGATGGGCAGGAATGTCTCCCCGTGGCCCTGCGTGGATCGGTGGGCGGGATCGAGCTCGAAGATGAAATCCTTCTCGAGCCGCACCCCTGCCAGCGAGAGCAGCTCGTCGAGGCCCAGCTCGAGATAGTGGCGATCGTCGCTGTCCGGGACCGGACCGGCCACGACGAGCGCGCTGCCGCCCTGCTCGACGTAGCGGCGCCACGCCGAGACCTCCGCCGTGGGGACGGGGTCGCTGGGCGAGGCGACGATCAGCAACCGGCAGGACGCAAGCTCTTCGGCAGAGGGCGTCCTGGCGCGAACGACGGCGCCTTGATCATCGTCGTGCCCGACCTCTTCACCGAGCTGGACGACCTCGAAGTTGTTCTTGTTGAGGCGATCGCGCAGAGCAGCGAGGCCCATCGTACCGCCCGCCTCGACGGAGCGCTCGGCGTGCCCACCCGTGAAGCAGATGCGCGGACGCTCGGTGGACAGCACGCTCCGGATGGCACCGGTGAGTGCCTGCTCCAGGCGAGGGCGGGAGCGGAGATCTTCCTCATCCTCGACGGCGACGAGATCACGCGCCGTGAGGTAGTGAGGGCGGTCGCCTCGCGCGACGATCACCACGGCATCCGTGATGATCTGACCCTCGTCGGTCTTGCCAGCGACCACCCCGAAGCGCTGCTGGACGGCGAGAAACTCGGCCGGATGGTTGTCGGGGTCGGTGTACTGCACCTGAAGGCGTCTGGTCTCTCCGCTGTAGGCTTCGAGCAGGTGCCGGATCGACAGATTGAGTGGATCGCTGGCGGGCAGAAGTACGTAGACGTTGATCGGCTCCTCGAGCGCTCTCAGCGTCTGCACGGTGGCATCGCTCAGGGTGTACAGGCCGCCCCGCGTCCAGTCCCATCGCTTGTAGTGCCGGGAGGCGAGCACGTTGACCAGCACCGCGAGCACCATCGCGGCGATGATGCCGGCGCTCGCGGAGAGCTTGGTCAGCAACGGCGTACCGTGTCGGGCGTGAGACGTGCGCTCGGACATCACCCCCACCTCCAGGCATCGACCGCGCGCACCGTGATGAACAAGGGAAGCGCGATGAGCGTCGCATCGAACGTGAGACGACGCAGGTCGACGATCCCCCTAGAAAAGTCATTCATCTGAGTCCACACCGAGAGGTACGCGCACAGATCGTGGACCGGGCCGCTGGGGACGATGAACTCCCCGATCCCGAGCATGAACAGCGCAACCAGTGTCATGGTGCTGAGCCCCGCGGCGAGCACCTGGCTGCTCGACATGGCAGAGGTCATCGTGCCGATCGCGAGATAGCCTCCGCCCACCAGGATGAGCCCCAGGTACGAGGCCCCCACCACACGCCAATCGACCTCGCCCGTCTGCTGGATGAGCACCAGGTAGAGCAGCGTTGGCGCCCACATGACGATGTACGTCACCAGGGCCGCGAGGTACTTGGCGAGCACGACGCCGGTCGTCCCCACCGGAGCCGTGAGCAGCGCCTCGATGGTCCCGCTCCGTCGCTCCTCGGCGAAGAGCCGCATAGTGAGCAGCGGACAGATGAAGAGGAGTGGCAGGTAAAGAAAGATCGTCTGTCCGAAGAAGCTCTGCACTGGCCCACCATCGGCTGCGAGATCGGCCTGGTTGGCGAAGTGAGTGACGATCAGGAAGAAATGCAGGCCTTGTACGACCAGGAAGGCCGTGAGCAGCACCCAGGCCAGGGGCGTGACGAAGAGCGAGAACAGCTCTCGCTTGAAGATGGGCCAGAAGCCTCTCATCGCTTCCCCTTTTTGCTCTTCCGGGGAGGCGTCGGCGTCCCAGGCACGCTCCCCGTGGACGCGCCTGGCTCGTGCGGGAGCGCTGCGTGAGTAGATTCGCCTCGTGTCAGCTCGGAGAAGACCTGCTCGAGCGACTCCGCACGATGGGAGATGGAGCGGATGCCGATGTCGGCTCCCACGAGTGCGCGCACCACGGCTTCGGTGACCTCACCCGCATCCACCTCTTGATCGAGCTCGACCTCGACACTCCCGGTGGCGTCGTCGCTGAATGCTGACGGCGTGAGCACGGTACGCACGCCCGTGACGGCGCGCGCTGCTGCAACCGCTCGCTCCGTGTCACCCCTGACGGCGAGGCACACGGCGGGTGGGCGACGCATCGCACGGATCTCGTCGATGGTCCCCTCGGCCACCAGACGTCCCCGGGAGATGACGATCGCGCGGGAACAGGTCGCTTCGACTTCCGAAAGGATATGCGTCGACAGCAGCACGGTGCGGTCGTCACCCAAGCGCCGGATCAGCGCGCGAACCTCGCGGATCTGGTTCGGATCGAGCCCTGCGGTGGGCTCGTCCAGGATGAGCAGGGGAGGGTCGCTCACGAGCGCATCTGCAAGGCCGACGCGCTGACGATACCCCTTGGAGAGGTGGCCGATCGGGGTGCTTGCGACGTGCTCGACGCCTGCGTCCCGCATCGCCCGTTCCACTGCACTGCGGCGAGCGGCACGCGGCACCAGCTTCAGCTCGGCGCGGAACGTGAGATACTCGGAGACGCGCATCTCCGGGTACAGCGGTGAGGTCTCGGGCATGTAGCCGAGCGCCGCTCGCGCTTTCAGTGGATCGTCGACGAGATCGTGCCCCGCGACGCTGACCCGCCCGCTCGTCGCACCCAGGAAGCCTGCGAGGATGCGCAGGGTGGTGCTCTTGCCGGCACCATTGGGGCCAAGGAATCCTACAATCTCACCCCGGTCGACCTTGAAGCTGATGTCGTCGACCGCCAGGTGGGTGCCGTACCGTTTGGAGAGGTGCTCGACCTCGATCATGGGTTCCGGGGCCTGGGGCGACGCAGGCTCATCCAGCGAAAGCCCTCTGGCGTTGCGCAACGGCTTAGCGCACCCTCCGGAGCAAAGGAAGCGGCCCTCTCGGACACCACCTCCTTCCATCCCCGAGTGTATCGGGGCATAACCCAGCGTTTCCTGGCGTCTAGCCAGGGTCGGGACTCTCTGATAACCCTCGCCCGGCGTTCGGGCAAAACCGATGGATCAAGCGCTTCTTCGTTCGTATTTCTCCACGATCTACGAGTTGCCGACCGCGAATGGCCCACTGCGGGCCTCGCTCGACGGCGAGATCGTCCAGGATCAGTCGTTGCTGCCCGAGCTGCTCAACCGGAAGTTCGCCGTGCTCACGGCCTACAATCCCCGGTCGATGCTGATCCCCCGGCGCGTCAACGATCAGCGCCACATGGTCCTGCGCGACCTGCTGATCCTCGGCTGCTACCGGGTCGAACCTTGCGTGGGTTCCGAGGCGGAGCCGGAGGGCGTGTGGCGTGAGCCTGCGTGGCTCGTCCACGGGATGGATCGGGACGAGGCCATCTCGTTTGGCCGTGTGTTCCGGCAAAACACCGTCGTTTTCGCACAGAATGGCCGGCCAGAGCTGATCATCACCGATCCGACGGCCGATGACATCGGAAGAACTTTTCAAGGGAACTGGCGGGTTCGCGCCTGACCGCATGCCCTGCGCAGGGCAGGACGGCAGCCTGTCGCGAAATATCGTTTCATCCCGAACCACTTCGCGGCTAAGCGAAGGTGCGCGCGATCCATATCCAGGAGAGGACAGCAGAATGCGGGATCAGGTCATCAAGGCGGCGCTCCTCGTCGGGGCCGGGCTCCTCGCCCTCGTGACCGGCTGTGGGCAGAACAAGATCTCCGAGTGCAATGCCCTCATCGAGGTCATCAACAAAGGCGTTCAGAGCCTCGAGAAGGGCCAGAAGGCCAACCCGGACCCCACCGGTGCTGCCGACCTGAAGGTGATGGCCGACGCCATGGAGAAAGTGGCGGCGGATGCCGCGGTGGTGAAGCTGACCCTCCCGGAACTGCAGAAGTTCTCGACCGACTATCAGGGCATGGCCAGAGAGGTCTCCAAGGCAGCGCGCGACATGGCAGCTGCCGCCGAGGCGAAGGACCCGGACAAGATCAACGTCGCGCAGGCCGCGATGGAGAAGGCCGTCAAGCAAGAGGACCCTCTCGTCGACGGCATCAACAAGTTCTGTCAGGCGCCCTGAGGCGCGCCGCGCCATCTCTTCCGACGGAGGAGGCTACGCCAGGAGAGCCTCCTCCGCACGTCGTGCTTCAAGCGATGAAACGGTAACCAACGCCGCGTACCGTGATGATGTGTCGCGGTGCGGCGGGGTTCTCCTCCAGCTTGCTTCGTAGCTGGAGGATGAAATTGTCGATGGTTCGCGTGGTCCCGTGGTGAGCCGGTCCCCAGACGCGCGCCTGGATCTGCTCTCGTGACAGCACGCGGCCGGACGACTCGACGAGACAGAGGAGCACGTCGAACTCGGTGGCCGTCAGCTCCACCAGCGTCCCCCCTCGCCGCACTTCCCGCGTGTCGCGGTTGATCTCCACCTCACCCGAGCGGAGCATCGAGCCGTCCGGCCTGGCGATGGCATCGCGGCGCAACACGGCCTTCACGCGAGCGAGCATCTCGGCGAGTCCAAACGGCTTGGTGATGTAGTCCTCGGCGCCGAGCTCCAGGCCCATCACCTTGTCCATTTCGGCACCCCGCGCCGACAGCAGGATGACCGGAAGCACATGACCTTCGGCGCGGAGGATGCGCAGCAGCTCGAAGCCATTCAGCCGTGGCAACATCAGGTCGAGGATCAGGAGATCGAAGTCATTCGACCGGGCCAGGGACAGGCCCTGCTCTCCGTCCTTGGCCACGGTGACCTGGTAGCCCTCGGCCTGCAGGTTCATCTCGAGCCCCATGGCGATGCTGTCGTCGTCTTCGACGACGAGGAGCCTACGCGCCGACGCGAGCCTGCGAGCCGTGGTGTCGTTGAAGACGTTCCCTCGCTCGGATCCAGCGATGCGGCGGCTGGGGTTCACGCTTGTCACGGCGGCTTCGTCTCCGTCTCCCTGGGTCGGGTGCTTCATGCGGGCTGGCTTCCTGTGACGGCCTGGGATCGTGATGAGAGCTTGCTGGGCAAGATCAACGTGAAGGTACTGCCCTTCCCCGGTTCGCTGTCGACCGTGATCCTGCCGCGGTGTGCTCTCATCACGTGCCGCACGATCGAGAGCCCGAGGCCAGAACCTTCTTGCTGCCTCGCGAGGAGGTCGTCGACGCGGTAAAATTTCTCGAAGATTCGCTTGTGTTCGCGGCGTGCGATCCCCTTGCCATTGTCGCGAACCGAGATCGATACGCCCTTGGGGATGGCCACCACGTTCACGCCGATCCACCGCGGTGAACCCCCGTACTTGTAGGCGTTCGACAGCAGGTTCACGAGCGAGTCGACGATGGCGCTCTTGTCGCACGAGACCTTGGGGATACTGGCGTCGATGGAGATCTCGAGTTCGACGTCCCGTCTCTCGCGCGTGGGCTCGAAGGCCTTGATGGCCTCGTCGATGATCTCGTGGATATGGTACTCACCCAGCTCGTAGATGCGTCGGCCGCTCTCCATGCGGCCCCAGTCGAGCAGGCGATCGATGAGCTGCTGGAGCCGAGAGCTCTCCTTCGTCAGCGCCTCGATGCACCTGTCCTCGCTGAGAGGATCCCCCCGCCGCAGCTGCAGGGTCTCGGTGAACATCCGGATCGAGGTGAGCGGCGTCCTGAGCTCATGCGAGACCTTCGAGACGAAATCGGCCTGAAGCTCGGACAAATTGCGTTCTCGGCGGAGAAACACCCAGACCAGGATCACACCGGTCGCCAGCGTCCCGCAGAACGTCAGCACCAGGATCCCCATCAGCAGGTTGTACTGCGCCTCGCCAAGCACGAGGAGGAGGAACCCCACGGCGCTGAGCAGCACGCCGGGGACGATCACCAGGTAGACGAGCAGCTGGATGATCCGGCGGTAGCCGAGCGTGGTGAGGTCGCGCCGAGGCCTGACCGCCATGTCCGTGCTCTTAGGCGTCGATCCGGTCGATGACCAGAGGAGAATCCGGGGCAGGGGAGGGGCCGAGCTGGAACGCCGCCTTGACCCGCTCCTGGATTCCCTCTCCGTCCGTCCGGCGACGGGCATGGATGTGGCAGAGCGGCTGCCCGCGCGTGACGCGAGTTCCCATCGGCGCGAGCAGCGTGAGGCCCACCGCTGGATCCACCTTCTGATCGGCACGCGTGCGACCGGCACCCAGCGCAACGGCGGAGAGCCCGATCTCGAGCGGATCGATGGCCACCACGTACCCATCCTGCTCGGCCGTGATCTCGAGCTTCTCGGGCGCCTCGGGGAGGCGGTCCGGGTGGTCGACCACCTTCGGATCCCCGCGCTGCGCTTCGATCATGCGGCGCAGCACCTCGGCCGCGGCGCCACTGGTGATCGCGCGCTCGAGGTGCGGGCGAGCCTCGGCGGCGGTCGGCGCCACGCCGCCGGCGACCAGCATCTCCTCTCCGAGGGCCAGCGTGCACGCGACGAGGTCTCTGGGGCCTCGACCATGCAGCACCTCGATGGCCTCTCGCGTCTCCAGCGCGTTGCCGACGGTGTGGCCGAGTGGCGCGTTCATGTCGGTGAGCAGCGCCGTGACCCGCTTTCCAGCCAGCGTCCCCACCCGCACCAGTGCCTTCGCGAGCGCCCGCGCATCGGCTTCCGTCTTCATGAATGCACCACGCCCGACCTTCACATCGAGGACCAGCGCATCGATCCCCTCGGCTAGCTTCTTCGAGAGAATGCTCGCCACGATGAGAGGGATCGACTCCACCGTGGCCGTCACATCTCGGAGCGCGTACATCCTGCGATCGGCAGGTGCGATGCGATCGGTCTGACCGATCATGCACGTCCCCACCTCACGGACCGTGCGTGTGAAAGCCTCGACGTCGAGTCGCACATCGAAGCCAGCGATGGCCTCCAGCTTGTCGAGCGTACCGCCGCTATGGCCGAGGCCCCGCCCGGACACCATGGGCACCGGAACACCGCACGCCGCCACGAGAGGAGCGAGGCAGATCGACACCTTGTCGCCGACCCCCCCGGTCGAGTGCTTGTCGACTTTGATCCCGGGGACGCTCGACAGATCGATGACATCACCCGAGTGGAGCATCGCCCGGGTGAGCGCCACGATTTCGTCCTCCTCCATACCGCGCAGGAAGACCGACATGAGCCACGCGCTCATCTGGTAGT is part of the Chondromyces crocatus genome and encodes:
- a CDS encoding sensor histidine kinase, producing the protein MAVRPRRDLTTLGYRRIIQLLVYLVIVPGVLLSAVGFLLLVLGEAQYNLLMGILVLTFCGTLATGVILVWVFLRRERNLSELQADFVSKVSHELRTPLTSIRMFTETLQLRRGDPLSEDRCIEALTKESSRLQQLIDRLLDWGRMESGRRIYELGEYHIHEIIDEAIKAFEPTRERRDVELEISIDASIPKVSCDKSAIVDSLVNLLSNAYKYGGSPRWIGVNVVAIPKGVSISVRDNGKGIARREHKRIFEKFYRVDDLLARQQEGSGLGLSIVRHVMRAHRGRITVDSEPGKGSTFTLILPSKLSSRSQAVTGSQPA
- a CDS encoding thymidine phosphorylase; translation: METLVELIARKRDGGRLKEEQIARLIRAYVDGDLADYQMSAWLMSVFLRGMEEDEIVALTRAMLHSGDVIDLSSVPGIKVDKHSTGGVGDKVSICLAPLVAACGVPVPMVSGRGLGHSGGTLDKLEAIAGFDVRLDVEAFTRTVREVGTCMIGQTDRIAPADRRMYALRDVTATVESIPLIVASILSKKLAEGIDALVLDVKVGRGAFMKTEADARALAKALVRVGTLAGKRVTALLTDMNAPLGHTVGNALETREAIEVLHGRGPRDLVACTLALGEEMLVAGGVAPTAAEARPHLERAITSGAAAEVLRRMIEAQRGDPKVVDHPDRLPEAPEKLEITAEQDGYVVAIDPLEIGLSAVALGAGRTRADQKVDPAVGLTLLAPMGTRVTRGQPLCHIHARRRTDGEGIQERVKAAFQLGPSPAPDSPLVIDRIDA
- a CDS encoding response regulator transcription factor, whose amino-acid sequence is MKHPTQGDGDEAAVTSVNPSRRIAGSERGNVFNDTTARRLASARRLLVVEDDDSIAMGLEMNLQAEGYQVTVAKDGEQGLSLARSNDFDLLILDLMLPRLNGFELLRILRAEGHVLPVILLSARGAEMDKVMGLELGAEDYITKPFGLAEMLARVKAVLRRDAIARPDGSMLRSGEVEINRDTREVRRGGTLVELTATEFDVLLCLVESSGRVLSREQIQARVWGPAHHGTTRTIDNFILQLRSKLEENPAAPRHIITVRGVGYRFIA